One genomic segment of Pandoraea thiooxydans includes these proteins:
- a CDS encoding 5-formyltetrahydrofolate cyclo-ligase, with product MKTTLRSSLLAVRRDLPDRARRDALLRERLADLLAREAPACVGFYWPILEEFDARPVIVEWLAQGGPGQRRLAALPVVTDPREPLVFHAWTPDSPMLEGRYRIPVPAHNQPLAPDLILIPCVGFNRQGYRLGYGGGFYDRTLAALDPRPRAVGIAFEATETPALEVQPHDVRLDVVLTESATLYSEAAEREA from the coding sequence ATGAAAACAACACTGCGTTCCAGTCTGTTGGCAGTACGGCGCGACCTGCCCGATCGTGCACGCCGCGATGCGCTGTTGCGCGAGCGGCTGGCCGATCTGCTGGCACGCGAAGCCCCCGCATGCGTCGGCTTTTATTGGCCCATTCTGGAAGAGTTCGACGCGCGCCCGGTGATCGTCGAGTGGCTGGCGCAAGGCGGCCCCGGTCAGCGTCGGCTGGCCGCCCTGCCGGTCGTGACCGATCCGCGCGAGCCGTTGGTGTTCCATGCGTGGACGCCCGACAGTCCGATGCTCGAGGGTCGTTATCGGATCCCGGTTCCGGCCCATAACCAACCGCTGGCGCCCGATCTGATTCTGATTCCCTGCGTGGGTTTCAACCGGCAGGGTTACCGGCTGGGTTACGGCGGCGGCTTCTACGACCGCACCCTGGCGGCGCTCGATCCGCGCCCGCGCGCGGTCGGCATCGCCTTCGAGGCAACCGAGACGCCCGCCCTGGAGGTGCAGCCGCATGACGTCCGGCTGGACGTCGTGCTCACCGAATCGGCCACGCTCTACAGCGAAGCGGCCGAGCGCGAGGCTTGA
- a CDS encoding winged helix DNA-binding protein: protein MTAKSRQHTPQIVSSAHLVSEKGAETSELEYGLIVASNAFNRWMARCMSAAGVKDMAPVEVSLLHHVNHRDRKKKLADICFVLNIEDTHIATYGLKKLVKAGYVKSEKIGKEVFFSATDKGSALCLRYREVREQCLIEALAESGLENRAISEAAQLLRTISGLYDQASRSAASL from the coding sequence ATGACCGCGAAATCGCGCCAGCACACACCGCAAATCGTTTCTTCGGCTCATCTGGTGTCGGAAAAGGGCGCCGAGACCTCCGAGCTCGAATATGGCCTGATCGTGGCCAGCAATGCGTTCAATCGCTGGATGGCGCGCTGCATGTCGGCCGCCGGGGTCAAGGACATGGCGCCGGTCGAAGTGTCGTTGCTGCATCATGTGAATCATCGCGACCGCAAGAAAAAGCTCGCCGACATCTGCTTCGTGCTGAATATCGAAGACACGCACATTGCCACCTACGGCCTGAAGAAGCTGGTCAAGGCCGGTTACGTCAAAAGCGAGAAGATCGGCAAGGAGGTGTTTTTCTCCGCGACCGACAAGGGCAGTGCGCTGTGCCTGCGTTACCGCGAGGTGCGCGAGCAATGCCTGATCGAGGCGCTGGCCGAGAGCGGTCTGGAGAATCGGGCGATCAGCGAGGCCGCGCAACTGCTGCGAACCATCTCCGGACTATACGATCAAGCCTCGCGCTCGGCCGCTTCGCTGTAG
- the pxpB gene encoding 5-oxoprolinase subunit PxpB codes for MSTLSILPLGEAALLCIPPPPTSLVTQRRIWSVATMLQARSDVLEMVPGMNNFTVIFDPLRTDPTTLESALQAAWEGADDQAEAGREIEIPVRYGGAHGPDLAEVALRTGLSPEAVVQRHAGSDYVVYFLGFLPGFAYLGGLDPSLATPRRAEPRLAVPAGSVGIGGAQTAIYPVVSPGGWQLIGRTDLPLFDPAQMPPTLLSPGDHVRFTIESIEL; via the coding sequence ATGTCGACACTGAGCATCCTCCCGCTGGGCGAAGCCGCCCTGCTCTGCATTCCGCCGCCGCCCACCAGTCTGGTCACGCAGCGGCGCATCTGGTCGGTCGCCACCATGCTGCAGGCGCGCTCCGATGTGCTCGAAATGGTGCCTGGCATGAACAACTTCACGGTGATTTTCGATCCGCTGCGCACCGATCCCACAACCCTCGAGAGTGCCCTGCAGGCAGCATGGGAAGGGGCGGACGACCAGGCCGAGGCGGGCCGCGAGATTGAAATTCCGGTGCGCTACGGCGGCGCGCATGGCCCCGACCTGGCCGAAGTCGCGCTGCGCACCGGGCTCTCGCCCGAGGCGGTGGTGCAGCGCCACGCCGGCAGCGACTACGTAGTGTACTTCCTGGGCTTCCTGCCCGGCTTCGCCTATCTTGGCGGCCTCGACCCCAGCCTGGCCACACCGCGCCGCGCCGAGCCGCGCCTGGCGGTGCCGGCAGGCTCGGTCGGCATCGGCGGCGCGCAAACCGCGATTTATCCGGTGGTCTCGCCCGGCGGCTGGCAGCTGATCGGGCGCACCGACCTGCCGTTGTTCGATCCCGCGCAAATGCCGCCGACCCTGCTGAGCCCGGGCGATCATGTGCGCTTCACCATCGAGAGCATCGAACTGTGA
- a CDS encoding biotin-dependent carboxyltransferase family protein, whose amino-acid sequence MIEILRAGVLSSVQDLGRHGFRHLGIGVAGALDPLAMLVGNRLLDNPVDAAVIEFTLGASAVRFTQDCRIALTGADCRAELDGQRVWSWWSFPVARGQTLTLRSPRQGMRTYLAIGGGIDVPMLLNSRSTHLSGGFGGWHGRALRDGDRLPLGVASAALESRAAPYGVQSPAGFPGLETTSIRVLNGPEYEDFTVASHKTFWDTDWQVTPNSNRMGYRLGGPELHRKKHRHHDLLSHGVVPGVVQVPPAGQPIILMADGQTTGGYPKIGVVIGADLWKLAQVRLGAAVRFIPVSRTDALQALQDTRRYLDQVDRILAWRHAGVVQAGPRRAITRAPQSTLSRSQ is encoded by the coding sequence GTGATAGAGATCTTGCGCGCCGGTGTACTCAGCTCCGTCCAGGATCTCGGGCGGCACGGATTTCGCCATCTCGGCATCGGCGTGGCCGGCGCACTCGACCCGCTCGCCATGCTGGTGGGCAATCGCCTGCTCGATAATCCGGTGGACGCGGCCGTGATCGAATTCACGCTCGGCGCGAGCGCAGTGCGCTTTACCCAGGATTGCCGGATCGCGCTGACCGGCGCCGACTGTCGCGCCGAGCTCGACGGCCAACGGGTATGGTCTTGGTGGAGCTTCCCGGTCGCACGCGGCCAGACCCTGACGCTGCGCAGCCCGCGCCAGGGCATGCGCACCTATCTGGCGATCGGCGGCGGGATCGACGTGCCGATGCTGCTCAATTCGCGCAGTACCCACTTGAGCGGCGGCTTTGGCGGCTGGCATGGCCGCGCGCTGCGCGACGGCGACCGCCTGCCGCTGGGCGTCGCGAGCGCGGCGCTCGAGTCGCGCGCCGCGCCTTATGGCGTGCAGTCGCCGGCCGGCTTCCCGGGCCTGGAAACCACCTCGATCCGCGTGTTGAACGGCCCGGAGTATGAGGATTTCACGGTGGCCTCGCACAAGACGTTCTGGGACACGGACTGGCAAGTGACGCCGAACAGCAACCGCATGGGTTACCGGCTCGGCGGGCCGGAGCTGCACCGCAAGAAGCACCGCCACCACGACCTGCTCTCGCATGGCGTGGTGCCCGGCGTGGTGCAGGTGCCGCCCGCCGGGCAGCCGATCATCCTGATGGCCGACGGGCAGACCACCGGCGGCTATCCCAAGATCGGCGTGGTGATTGGCGCGGACCTCTGGAAGCTCGCGCAAGTGCGGCTGGGTGCGGCCGTGCGCTTTATTCCGGTGTCGCGCACCGACGCGCTGCAGGCGCTGCAAGACACGCGCCGCTATCTGGATCAGGTCGACCGGATCCTGGCCTGGCGGCACGCCGGCGTGGTCCAGGCCGGCCCACGCCGCGCGATCACCCGCGCCCCTCAATCCACCCTCTCCCGGAGTCAATAA
- the pxpA gene encoding 5-oxoprolinase subunit PxpA: MQIDLNADVGEGCDSDEALLALISSANIACGWHAGDAATMHRTVAWAIEHNVAIGAHPSFPDRENFGRSEMHLPADEVYAGVLYQIGALAAIAQAHGGVLAHVKPHGALYNQAARDPALAQTIAKAVRDFDPGLALFGLAGGELVRAARDAGLSAVEEVFADRGYNPDGTLVKRGTPGALIDDEEQALAQTLEMIERQRVRARDGSWVGINAQTVCLHGDGPHALAFARRIRTRLNEAGIEIRPIG; the protein is encoded by the coding sequence ATGCAGATCGATCTCAACGCCGATGTGGGCGAAGGCTGCGACAGCGACGAAGCCTTGCTGGCCCTGATCAGTTCCGCCAATATCGCCTGCGGCTGGCATGCGGGCGACGCCGCGACGATGCATCGTACGGTCGCCTGGGCCATCGAGCACAACGTCGCGATTGGCGCGCATCCGAGTTTTCCGGATCGCGAGAACTTCGGCCGCAGCGAAATGCACTTGCCGGCCGACGAAGTCTATGCCGGCGTGCTGTACCAGATCGGCGCGCTGGCGGCCATCGCTCAGGCGCACGGCGGCGTGCTGGCGCACGTCAAGCCGCATGGCGCGCTCTACAACCAGGCCGCGCGCGACCCGGCGCTGGCCCAGACCATCGCCAAGGCGGTGCGCGATTTCGATCCGGGTCTGGCGTTGTTCGGTCTGGCTGGCGGCGAATTGGTACGGGCTGCGCGCGATGCGGGCCTGAGCGCCGTCGAAGAAGTGTTCGCCGATCGCGGCTACAACCCCGACGGCACGCTGGTCAAGCGCGGCACGCCCGGCGCCTTGATCGACGACGAAGAACAGGCGCTCGCGCAGACCCTCGAGATGATCGAGCGGCAGCGCGTGCGCGCGCGCGACGGCAGTTGGGTCGGCATCAACGCGCAGACCGTGTGCCTGCATGGCGATGGGCCGCATGCACTGGCGTTCGCCCGGCGCATTCGTACCCGCCTGAACGAGGCCGGCATCGAAATCCGCCCGATCGGCTAA
- a CDS encoding AEC family transporter — MFSTLPILLPVFGLALAGFVCRRRGVLGPTAASELNRFVIWLGLPALLFDIMAHATWHELYQPAFVAAFALALAGVFVLTLVLRMVGGRHLADASIDAVAAAYPNTGYIGFPLCMIVFGSASLTPTTIVTILVACVLFASAIVLIEVGLQTERAPHKLGWKVLRALARNPLIVAPIAGAAVSALHVPLPHSGETFLKLLGAAASPCALVSLGAFLAEKRSAGAPGERSALYLTGVKLLFQPALTWWLAARVFALPLTLVEIAVLLAALPTGTGPFMLAEFYRREAHVTSRTILLSTLGSLVTLSVLLLYIRRS, encoded by the coding sequence GTGTTTTCGACCCTTCCCATCCTGCTCCCCGTATTCGGCCTGGCACTGGCCGGCTTTGTCTGCCGCCGGCGCGGCGTGCTCGGGCCGACGGCGGCATCGGAGTTGAATCGCTTCGTGATCTGGCTCGGGCTGCCGGCGCTGCTGTTCGACATCATGGCGCACGCGACCTGGCACGAGCTATATCAGCCGGCATTCGTCGCTGCCTTCGCGCTGGCCCTGGCGGGCGTGTTCGTGCTCACGCTGGTGCTGCGCATGGTGGGTGGCCGGCATTTGGCCGATGCGAGTATCGACGCGGTTGCCGCCGCCTATCCGAACACCGGCTATATCGGCTTTCCGCTGTGCATGATCGTGTTCGGCTCGGCCAGCCTGACGCCGACGACCATCGTCACGATTCTGGTCGCCTGCGTACTGTTCGCCAGCGCGATCGTGCTCATCGAGGTGGGACTGCAGACCGAGCGGGCACCGCACAAGCTGGGCTGGAAAGTATTGCGCGCGTTGGCGCGCAATCCGTTGATCGTCGCGCCGATCGCGGGGGCGGCGGTCTCGGCGCTGCATGTGCCGCTGCCGCACAGCGGCGAAACCTTTCTGAAGTTGCTGGGCGCCGCGGCCAGCCCGTGCGCGCTGGTGAGCCTGGGCGCGTTCCTGGCCGAGAAGCGGTCTGCGGGTGCCCCGGGCGAGCGAAGCGCACTCTATCTCACGGGCGTCAAGCTGCTGTTTCAGCCGGCCCTGACCTGGTGGCTCGCCGCGCGCGTGTTTGCGTTGCCGCTCACGCTGGTCGAAATTGCCGTGCTGCTGGCCGCGCTGCCCACCGGCACAGGGCCTTTCATGCTGGCCGAGTTCTACCGGCGCGAGGCGCACGTCACCTCGCGCACGATTCTCCTGTCGACGCTCGGCTCGCTGGTGACGTTGTCGGTTCTGCTGCTGTATATCAGGCGCTCATAG
- a CDS encoding LysR family transcriptional regulator, whose product MLDIKPLRYFVTLAETRHFGRAAARLNLTQPPLSRQLAALEAALGVTLIERSPRSVTLTVAGEQFYNDARAILAALEQSTRNVRAAARGDAGQLSIGFTMCAAYSVVPGYAKRFGAAYPAVALHLREVVSNDLAAQVAAGQIDAAIMFPGAQKKGLAMREIVSEPLCVALSRNHPRARARQLRISQLAGEPFVLATEQVAPTLRAAIVEHCRQGGFEPDIRFEVQLQQTVLSLVDEGVGIALVPASMRRAQLAGVVFRPLLDAPQIEQVLAWSPLNRNPCLAHFLALV is encoded by the coding sequence ATGCTCGATATCAAGCCGCTACGTTATTTCGTCACGCTGGCGGAAACCCGCCACTTCGGCCGGGCCGCAGCGCGCCTGAACCTGACTCAGCCACCGCTGAGCCGGCAACTGGCGGCACTCGAAGCGGCGCTGGGAGTCACGCTGATCGAGCGCAGCCCGCGCAGCGTCACCCTGACCGTCGCCGGCGAGCAGTTCTACAACGACGCCCGGGCGATCCTCGCGGCACTGGAGCAGTCCACCAGGAACGTGCGCGCCGCCGCGCGCGGCGACGCCGGGCAGCTCAGCATCGGCTTTACCATGTGCGCGGCCTATAGCGTCGTGCCGGGTTACGCCAAGCGTTTCGGCGCGGCCTACCCGGCCGTCGCGCTGCATCTTCGCGAGGTCGTCTCGAACGATCTGGCGGCGCAGGTGGCAGCCGGGCAGATCGATGCCGCGATCATGTTTCCCGGGGCGCAAAAAAAGGGGCTGGCGATGCGCGAGATCGTCAGCGAGCCGCTTTGCGTGGCACTCTCGCGCAATCATCCGCGCGCGCGTGCGCGTCAGTTGAGGATCTCCCAACTGGCGGGCGAGCCGTTCGTGCTGGCCACCGAACAGGTCGCGCCGACACTGCGCGCGGCGATTGTCGAACACTGCCGCCAGGGCGGCTTCGAGCCAGATATCCGCTTCGAGGTGCAGTTGCAACAGACCGTGCTGAGCCTGGTCGACGAAGGCGTCGGTATCGCACTGGTGCCGGCATCGATGCGCCGGGCCCAGCTGGCCGGCGTGGTATTCCGCCCGTTGCTCGATGCGCCGCAGATCGAGCAAGTGCTTGCGTGGTCACCGCTCAACCGCAACCCGTGCCTCGCGCATTTCCTGGCGCTCGTGTAA
- the pcp gene encoding pyroglutamyl-peptidase I, producing the protein MSTILLTGFEPFEQEPVNPSWEAAQALEGAQIGGAVVVARQVPCVFGRALEVLGSAIAETDPVLVVCVGQAGGRAEMSIERVAINVDDARIADNAGQQPIDAPIAADGPAAYFARLPIKAITHALRDAGIPAAVSQTAGTFVCNHIFYGLLHHIALHRPALRGGFIHIPYLPSQAARHPGQPSMALDTVVKGLRVALHTALSVSEDRRESGGQLH; encoded by the coding sequence ATGTCGACCATCCTGCTGACCGGCTTCGAGCCGTTCGAACAAGAACCCGTGAATCCGTCCTGGGAGGCGGCGCAAGCCCTCGAAGGCGCGCAGATCGGCGGCGCCGTGGTGGTCGCACGCCAGGTGCCGTGCGTGTTCGGCCGGGCGCTCGAGGTGCTGGGCAGCGCCATCGCCGAGACCGATCCGGTACTGGTGGTATGCGTCGGGCAGGCCGGCGGGCGCGCGGAAATGTCGATCGAGCGGGTCGCCATCAATGTCGACGACGCGCGTATCGCCGACAACGCCGGACAACAGCCGATCGATGCGCCGATCGCCGCCGACGGGCCGGCCGCTTACTTTGCCCGTTTGCCGATCAAGGCCATCACGCATGCGCTGCGCGATGCGGGCATTCCCGCCGCGGTCTCGCAAACGGCAGGCACCTTCGTGTGCAACCACATTTTCTACGGGCTGCTGCATCACATCGCGCTGCATCGTCCGGCGCTGCGCGGCGGCTTTATTCACATTCCGTATCTGCCGTCGCAGGCCGCGCGCCATCCGGGCCAGCCGAGCATGGCGCTGGACACCGTCGTCAAGGGCCTGCGCGTGGCCCTTCACACGGCGCTGAGCGTGAGCGAAGATCGCCGGGAAAGCGGCGGCCAGCTGCACTAG
- a CDS encoding M81 family metallopeptidase: protein MKIVIARMNHETNTFSPVPTPLAAFGPCGPDYGDDAYRANRGARTAMGAFIELAEQHGAELVTPLSATANPSGPVAAEAYDAMCARIVEAVAGGCDAILLDLHGAMVAENSDDGEGDLLARVRAAAPGVPLAVALDLHGNVTQKMIDNADILVSFKTYPHVDMYETGAHAGRLLFDQLAGRLRPVVAWRRPPLMTHTLRSATGEGAMQRAVAAARAAERDGMAAVSILAGFSLADIPAPCLSVVVVGNGDAAAADAVAERIARQIWAERQDFVYRSEPLAVSLERAAQLAAQSDGRPGPVLLLDHGDNVMSGGTCDTMDVLQAALAHGLDGIAVGPLCDPQAVGELCAAGVGARVTLALGNKREIPKLGMTKTPVVLSGVVRAITDGEYVITGPTYTGQRAYMGRTAVFDIGAAQVVVTERTQEPLDVGVFTSVGIDPARQRFLLLKSRMYCRPVFLPLARGLVECDSAGVTSSDYALFPFARVRRPVYPLDAQTHWDAS from the coding sequence ATGAAGATCGTCATTGCCCGCATGAACCACGAGACCAATACGTTCTCGCCGGTGCCGACACCGCTGGCCGCATTCGGGCCGTGCGGGCCCGACTACGGCGACGACGCGTACCGCGCCAACCGGGGCGCGCGCACGGCGATGGGCGCGTTCATCGAGCTGGCCGAACAGCACGGCGCCGAACTCGTCACGCCGCTGTCGGCCACCGCCAACCCGAGCGGTCCGGTGGCGGCCGAGGCCTACGACGCGATGTGCGCGCGCATCGTCGAAGCGGTGGCTGGTGGCTGCGACGCCATCCTGCTGGATCTGCATGGTGCGATGGTCGCCGAGAACAGCGATGACGGCGAGGGCGACCTGCTGGCGCGCGTGCGGGCCGCGGCGCCGGGTGTGCCGCTGGCGGTGGCGCTCGACCTGCACGGCAACGTAACGCAGAAGATGATTGACAACGCCGACATTCTCGTCAGTTTCAAAACCTACCCGCACGTCGACATGTACGAGACCGGCGCGCATGCGGGGCGCCTGTTGTTCGACCAGTTGGCCGGACGCCTGCGCCCGGTGGTGGCGTGGCGTCGCCCGCCTCTGATGACGCACACCCTGCGCAGCGCCACCGGCGAGGGCGCGATGCAGCGCGCGGTGGCTGCGGCGCGCGCGGCCGAGCGCGACGGCATGGCCGCCGTGTCGATTCTGGCGGGGTTCTCGCTGGCCGATATCCCGGCGCCGTGCCTGAGCGTGGTGGTGGTCGGTAATGGCGACGCGGCGGCGGCCGACGCGGTGGCCGAGCGCATCGCCCGGCAGATCTGGGCCGAGCGACAGGACTTCGTCTATCGGAGCGAGCCGCTGGCCGTCTCGCTCGAGCGTGCCGCGCAACTTGCCGCGCAAAGCGATGGGCGGCCTGGTCCGGTGCTGCTGCTCGATCATGGCGACAACGTCATGTCGGGCGGCACCTGCGACACCATGGACGTACTGCAGGCGGCCCTGGCGCACGGGCTGGACGGCATCGCGGTGGGCCCGCTGTGCGATCCGCAGGCGGTCGGCGAGTTGTGCGCGGCCGGCGTCGGCGCGCGCGTCACGCTCGCACTCGGCAACAAACGTGAGATACCCAAACTGGGCATGACCAAGACCCCGGTGGTGCTCAGCGGCGTGGTGCGCGCCATTACCGACGGCGAGTATGTGATCACCGGCCCGACCTACACGGGCCAGCGCGCCTACATGGGCCGCACCGCGGTGTTCGACATCGGCGCGGCGCAGGTCGTGGTGACCGAGCGGACCCAGGAGCCGCTGGATGTGGGGGTATTTACCAGCGTCGGCATCGACCCGGCCCGCCAGCGTTTTTTGCTGCTGAAGTCGCGCATGTATTGCCGCCCGGTTTTTCTGCCGCTGGCGCGAGGGCTGGTCGAGTGCGACAGCGCCGGCGTGACCAGTTCCGACTACGCGTTGTTTCCGTTTGCGAGGGTGCGGCGCCCGGTCTATCCGCTCGACGCACAGACACACTGGGATGCGTCGTGA
- a CDS encoding aspartate aminotransferase family protein, which yields MSAFWMPFTANREFKRAPRLLVKAEGMYYTSHDGRQVLDGTAGLWCVNAGHCRREIVEAVRAQVGEMDFAPTFQMGHPKAFEAAAKLAELTPGDLKRIFFTNSGSESVDTALKIALAYHRARGEGQRTRFIGRERGYHGVGFGGISVGGIAPNRKTYSGALLPAVDHLPHTLNLAEAAFTRGQPAWGAHLADELERLVMLHDASTIAAVIVEPLAGSTGVLVPPQGYLQRLRQICDKHGILLIFDEVITGLGRLGAPFASQYFGVTPDLMTLAKGINNATVPMGAVAARQSIHDTIVNAGQAGAIEFFHGYTYSGHPLAAAAACAALDLYRSEDLFNRAAQMAPHFEDAIHALKGLPGVLDIRNLGLVGGVELQPRAGAPGARAHEIFVKCFEQGVLIRYTGDILAFSPPLIVDQAQIAQLFDVVAQAIRTTA from the coding sequence ATGTCGGCATTCTGGATGCCCTTTACCGCCAATCGGGAATTCAAGCGGGCGCCGCGCCTGCTGGTCAAGGCCGAGGGCATGTACTACACGTCGCACGACGGCCGCCAGGTGCTCGATGGCACGGCGGGCCTGTGGTGCGTCAACGCGGGGCATTGCCGTCGCGAGATCGTCGAGGCCGTGCGGGCGCAGGTTGGCGAGATGGACTTCGCGCCGACTTTCCAGATGGGTCATCCGAAGGCGTTCGAGGCGGCCGCCAAGCTTGCCGAACTGACGCCGGGCGACCTGAAGCGGATTTTCTTCACCAACTCCGGCTCGGAATCGGTCGACACCGCGCTGAAGATCGCGTTGGCGTATCACCGCGCGCGCGGCGAAGGCCAGCGCACGCGCTTCATCGGCCGCGAGCGAGGCTACCACGGGGTGGGCTTCGGCGGCATTTCGGTCGGCGGGATCGCGCCCAATCGCAAGACCTATTCAGGCGCGCTGCTGCCTGCCGTCGATCACTTGCCGCACACCCTGAACCTGGCCGAGGCCGCTTTCACGCGCGGTCAACCGGCATGGGGCGCGCATCTGGCCGACGAACTCGAGCGGCTGGTGATGCTGCACGACGCCTCGACCATCGCCGCGGTCATCGTCGAGCCGCTGGCCGGCTCGACCGGCGTGCTGGTGCCGCCGCAGGGTTATCTGCAACGGCTGCGGCAGATCTGCGACAAGCACGGCATCCTGCTGATTTTCGACGAGGTGATCACCGGCCTGGGGCGGCTGGGCGCGCCATTCGCCTCCCAGTATTTCGGCGTGACGCCCGACCTGATGACGCTGGCCAAGGGCATCAACAACGCGACGGTGCCGATGGGGGCGGTGGCCGCCCGGCAATCGATCCACGACACCATCGTCAATGCCGGCCAGGCCGGGGCGATCGAATTCTTCCACGGCTATACCTATTCGGGCCACCCGCTGGCGGCAGCGGCGGCCTGCGCGGCGCTCGACCTGTATCGCAGCGAGGATCTGTTCAACCGGGCCGCGCAAATGGCGCCCCATTTCGAGGATGCCATCCACGCGCTCAAGGGGCTGCCCGGCGTGCTCGACATTCGCAACCTGGGCCTGGTCGGCGGCGTCGAACTGCAGCCGCGCGCCGGTGCGCCGGGCGCGCGAGCGCACGAGATTTTCGTCAAATGTTTCGAGCAGGGCGTGCTGATTCGCTATACCGGCGATATTCTGGCGTTTTCGCCGCCGCTGATCGTCGACCAGGCGCAAATCGCCCAATTGTTCGACGTGGTCGCGCAAGCCATTCGCACGACCGCCTGA